The DNA window ATAACTTTCTATATTCGGTAAGGACACAAGGAGGTATCCATTATCAGCTAATAACGATTTCACGGACTTCAATGCCAACGAAAGATCAGTCACCTTATCAAGAGTATGCCACATAGTGATTACGTCAAATTTTTCTCCGCCCATGGCGAGCAGCTGTTCGATTGTATCAACCACATCCAAACCATAATGTGAAGCGGCAAAGTCCTTTCCGAGCTCATCGGGTTCAATGCCGAATACCTCCCACTTTGCTCTCTTCATTTCGAATAGAAAATCACCTGTTCTGCAGCCATAATCCAATAACCTACCTATGGTTTGCAAGCCGTCAATTGCCTTTCTTTTCCACCTGACGGAGGCAGGATGAAAAATTTTGAATATCCAATCGGATATAGATTGGGGATCGGCGAGAACGTTGAAAGCGTCGCCTCCTTCAATAAAAGGCGCTATGAAGTTCGATTGATCTACTGGTCGCGGGTTGGTATATAGAAAATCGCACTCACTGCACCTAACGATATTATATGTGTTATTTTTATCATCAGAGAGACGATCAGACGCGGTCAAATAATGCTTATAATCTTCAGCTCCGCAAAGGACGCATTTTGTTTCTTCAATCAAGGTTTATTTTCTGCCGTGCCCATCGCCGATAGGGCTGAACTCTA is part of the Candidatus Neomarinimicrobiota bacterium genome and encodes:
- a CDS encoding class I SAM-dependent methyltransferase, with the protein product MIEETKCVLCGAEDYKHYLTASDRLSDDKNNTYNIVRCSECDFLYTNPRPVDQSNFIAPFIEGGDAFNVLADPQSISDWIFKIFHPASVRWKRKAIDGLQTIGRLLDYGCRTGDFLFEMKRAKWEVFGIEPDELGKDFAASHYGLDVVDTIEQLLAMGGEKFDVITMWHTLDKVTDLSLALKSVKSLLADNGYLLVSLPNIESYDAKIYNSDWIGHDLPRHLYHFDRDHMTKAAESNGFKVVKYKTIPWDTLHNVFMSALRRADKHRWNARWSINWPLLLWTLFISWWKGSIIYSLGGRCSGSGVLYYLRHE